AAAAAAAGCCGCCCGGCAGGGGCGGCCAAGGTACAACAAGGGGAGGGGTAAATCAGTCAGCGCGGGCTCAGTTGGCGCGGTGGTAGGCGCCCGAGAACGGCATGTCGTTGGGTTCGACGTTCGAGACCTGTCCGGCGGCCTTGGCGGCGGCCAGTTCGGCTTCCACCTGGGCGCGGGTCACGCCCGATTGGGGGGCGCCGTACACGCCCTGGAACGGCATGTCGTTGGGTTCGACGTTCGAGACCTGGCCAGCGGCCTTGGCGGCGGCGAGTTCAGCCTGCACCTGGGCGCGGGTCGGGCCTTCATACGGGGTGCCGTAGACGCCCTGGAAGGGCACGTTGTTGGGTTCGATGTTCTGCGAGGCGTAGGCGCCGGCGCTCAGGGCGGCCAGGGACATCAGCAAAGCGGTGGCAAGGGTCTTTTTCATGGTGAATCTCCGATTTCAGAAGCCGGGGAGCGAAGCGGCGGCCTATCCGTCGTAGTTCGTTGTTGTTTCCCGATGGCTCTATAGTGCGCCGGATATCACTAGGGATAAACCCGTATATCGGTAAAAGATCTTTCCATAAATGGAAGGAATAGGTAATTTCGAGCAATTAGTCGCCATCAATGGCAGCGATAGCCGGCGCAACGCCTTGCTGGGGCGCGGCGTGGAGCAGGGGGAGTGGCACGGCCGTCGTGGCGATGCCACGACGCCGGCAACAGGCGGCAGGCGACCCGGGCAGGCCGGGCGAGCGGTGGCGGGTGGGGGCGCTGGGGCCGGCGGGAGCGACGGGGCGCCCTGGAGCGGCCGGGCGGCCGCCCGCAGCCGGGGTCAGTAATGCGGCGGCAGTTCGTCGCGCAGGCTGCGGAACGGCGCCGCGCCCTCGGGCGCCTGCTGGCGCAGGTCGGCCACCTCGCGTTGCAGGCGGTCGATCTGTTGTTGCTGGCGCACGATGATCTGGTTCAGCTGTTCCAGCAGGTCGTCGGCGAAACTGGCCTTGACTTCCAGGTCCAGCAGCCGGCGTTCGATGTCTTGCGAGTTTTCCATGGGAGTATTAGAACCCATTCCCCGCGACCCGCGCGCAAGGAGATCCGATTGACCGACGCACGACGCCGCCGTGGCGTGTTGGCCCGCCCGATCCTGCACAGCCTGCTCGGCATGGCGCCGGCCGTGGCCGCCATGGCCGAATCGCAGGCGCCGCAACTGGCGCCGGTCGTGGTGAGCGGCACCCGCCTGGGCGCGCCGCCCCTGGAAACCCCGGCCTCGGTGGATATCGTCGAGGGCGCCGAGATGCGCCGCGCCCAGCCGGGCATCAACCTGTCCGAGGGCCTGGCGGGCGTGCCGGGCCTGCAGATCCAGAACCGGCAGAACTACGCGCAGGATCTGCAGCTGTCCAGCCGCGGCTTCGGCGCGCGCTCCACGTTCGGCGTGCGCGGGGTGCGGCTGTATGTGGACGGCATCCCGGCCACCATGCCCGACGGGCAGGGCCAGACCTCCAACATCGACATCGGCTCGCTCGGCCGGGTCGAGGTGCTGCGCGGCCCGTTCTCGGCGCTGTACGGCAATTCCTCGGGCGGCGTGATCCTGGCCTATACCGAGGACGGGGCGGTGCCGTCCGAAATCGGCGCGTCGGCCTGGGCCGGCAGCGACCACACCTGGCGCTACGGCGCCAAGGCCTCGGGCACGTCCGGCGACATGGACTACGTGCTCGACCTGTCGCGCATGACCACCGGCGGCTACCGCGACCACGGCGCGGCGCGCAAGAACCTGGGCAACGCCAGGCTGGGGGTGCGGCTGGACGACGCCAGCCAGTTGACGATCGTGGCCAACAGCGTCGACCTGACGGCGCAGGACCCGCTCGGCCTGACCTACGCGCAGTTCCAGGACGCGCCGCGCAGCGCCGACCTGGCCGCGCAGTACGACACCCGCAAGACCGTGCGCCAGACGCAGGGCGGACTGGTCTACGAACGCCATGTCGACGGTGCCAACACCTTGCGCCTGATGCTGTACTACGGCCAGCGCGACACCAGCCAGTTCCAGGCCATTCCGCCCGCGGCGCAGGCGGCGCCGACCCAGGCGGGCGGCGTGATCGACCTGCGGCGCCGCTATGGCGGCGCCGATCTGCGCTGGACCTCGGAGCTGGGGCCGGCGCAGCGGCCGCTGACGCTGGTCGGCGGCTTTGCCTATGACACCATGCGCGAGAACCGCAGGGGCTACCAGAACTTCACGGGCGAGGGCGCCAGCCGCCAGCTTGGCGTGCAGGGCGCGTTGCGGCGAGACGAAACCAACACGGTCTACAACGCCGATCCCTACCTGCAGGCCTCGTGGCGGGTCGCGCCGCGCTGGACGCTGGACGCCGGCCTGCGCTACAGCACGGTGGACTTCCGCTCGCGCGACCATTATGTCGCGCCCGGCAATGGCGATGACAGCGGCGACGCGCGCTACCGCCGCGCGTTGCCGGTGGCCGCGGTGCGCTACCAGCCCGATGCGCGGACCAGCCTGTATGTCTCGTACGGCCGGGGTTTCGAAACCCCGACGCTCAATGAACTGTCGTACCGGCCGGGCGGCCTGCCCGGCCTGAATTTCGCGCTGGCGCCGGCGCTCGGCACCCATGCCGAAGCCGGCGTGAAGACCGGCCTGGCCGGCGGCCAACTGACCGCCGCGGTGTTCCATGTGTCGACCGAAAACGAAATCGTCTCGGCCGGCAGCACGGGCGGCCGCGCCACGTTCCGCAACGCCGGCCGCACGCGCCGCGACGGCGTGGAGCTGGGCTGGTCCGCCGGGTTCGCCGGCCATTGGCGCGCGCAGCTGGCGTACACCTGGCTCGATGCGCGCTACCGCGACGACGGCGGCGGCGACATCCGCGCCGGCAACCGCATCCCGGGCATCGCGCGGCAGTCGGCCTACGCCTCGGTCGGCTGGGCGCCGCCGCAGGGGTGGCAGGCGGGCATCGAGGCCCGCTACCTGAGCCGCCTGTACGCCAACGATGCCAACGACGCGGTCGCGCCGGGCTATGTCGTGGCGGCGTTGTCCGCCGGCTACGTGAAACAGGCGGGGCCGTGGGAATGGCGCGCCCATGCGCGGGTCGACAACCTGTTCGACCGGCGCTACGCCGGATCGGTCATCGTCAACGAGAGCAACGGCCGCTACTACGAACCGGCGCCGGGACGCGGCGTGGGCGTGGGGCTGGGGGCGACGTATCGCTATTGAGGCAGGCGCTGGCGCGGGACGCCGCGGCGCGCGGATGCGAGGAGAGCGGGTCTGACGCCGAAATGTCGGACGGTTTGCCGGGTCGAGGCTTTAGGGGTGACCGATAAAATAGTTTTTATATTCTGATCATCCGGGAGCATCGATCGTGGCGGCAAACAAAGGGGGGCCACGCATCTGGCTCGCAGGGGTGATCGCGGCCCTGCTGCTACCGGCATTGGGGCATGCGCAAGCGGGCGTGCGTGAATGCAAGTTGCTGGACGGGGGCGACACCGTGACGTTCAGCTTGCCTCCGTCGGTCAGTTTCGAGATGGACAAGCAGCCTCCCGGGGGCAGCATTCTATATATCAGCCGTCCCTATGAGTTCAGGTACCATTGCTTCAATAGTGCCCCGGTGCCCAGGCGGGCGGCGCTTGTGATCCTCGGTGACTACGGGCCGATCAGGCAGGCCATGAGAGACGCATCGTTGAGCCTGGCGATCGTCTACGACAGTCTCTTCGAGGGGCAGTGGAACCCTGATCCATTGGCGGGAACGTACTCACCTTATTTCAGCGTCGATAAGCCGTACCAGGGGGACAGCGGCGAACGTGTGGGCCGCATCCTCCTGGTGCTGTATACGCAAAAGACAACGAAGCAGCCTTTGCGCGTGTTCCTGCCCGCCACGTTCGCGTTCAAACTGGTCGCGGACGAAGGCGCCGTGCTGGCGCCCGGCATCTTCCTCAACACCACGCCCTCGCGCTTCCAGTTCATCCCCTCCTGCATCGGCTCGGTCAATGTCGACAACACAGTCACGTTCGATACGGTGCTGACGACGGCAAGCCACAACGGCAAGTTGCCGCAAGCCAAGCCGTTCAACGTGTCGGCGGGGGTCAATAGTCCCGTTTGCCCCGGCCTGGAAGGCCTGGTGGGTCCGTCGGCATCCAGCAATCCCCTGGACGAATTCTTTTTACGAACTGCCGTCTCATTCCTGCCGCAAAGCGGTGAACGCACGGACATACTCAACGAAGAGCTTTTCCTGAAGAACGCCGATGGCCAGGAGAACGGCCTGAAAATGACCATCACCAATGCCGCGAACCAGACGGTCCGGTTCGGCCCCGTCCCGATGGACAAGTACGGCATATCCTCCTCGGGCTACCGCAACAACGCGGGCCCCGTGTTGCGCGGCACCACCTTGTCGGCGACCCAGACGTACACCGCGCATCTCGAACGGACCGGCGCCGAGCTGAAGACCGGCAAATACCGCGCGCAGGTGTTGGTCAAGGTGCAATGGTTCTGACCTGGCGCTTGAGGCTGGCGCCGCGCCCTAGCCAAGCGCCGGCTCAACGCCGGCCGCCATCCCCATAGCAGAACCCATGGTCCTCGCAGTCCGCACAGCCGGGCGCGGCGGCGGCGGGCTGGCCGGCATGCTCGAACGCGGAATACGCCAGGAACTTCTTCCAGCGCAGATTTTGCGTGTTGCGCGCCACCAGGCCGGGATAGTGGCGCGTCAGCAGCGCGGTGACGTCCTCGCGTCCGTTCAGGCCCAGGTCGCGCCACAGGTGGTCGGGGCGCAGGCAGGCTTGCGCCAGCACGCTGGTGACCCAGGCGGTGGTCGAGGCCTGGCCGCTACAGGCGTCGAGCAGCACGCGCAGCAGCCGCGTGAAATCCGCTTGCGGGCTGGCCAGGCCGCGCGCCGCGTAAGCCAGCAGTTGCGCCCGCAGGTTGGCATAGGCCGGCGCGGAGCCGGCCTGCGCGCCAGGGAACAGGTTGGCCAGCACTTCGGCCAGTTCGGTCGGCGACAGGCCGGTGCGGGCCAGGTCGCGATGCGCCAGGCTCTTGCCGATCACCGTCGCGAAAAAGCGGGTGTCGGGATGGCCGGGCACGGCCTGCTCCAGCAGGCTACAGGTCAGGGCATCGATGTCCCGGGCGGGCGGGGCGGCGGTCAGGACGGCATCCATGGCGGTTCAAGGCAAGATTTGAAGGAGTCGTTATATGCTGAAATATATAACGAAGGGGGGATGACCCTTTCTGCGATGTGTCAAAGCCGCCGGCATCGGGCGCGGCGGCGGACGGATGGGGCGGTATCATCGGCCCGCTTCCCATTACAGGTCCCCACGATGTCCCGTCTTGCCCCTCTTGCGGTTCCCCGCCGTTTCGGCGCCGTTGCGCTGGCGCTGGCCGGCCTGTTCGCCATGGCCGCGCCGCCGCTCGCCGTGGCGCACGACATCGGCGCGGCCATCGAGGCGATGCGGCTGGGCCGCTATCCGCTGCGCGAGCCCGAGCGCCGTGTCTGGGGCACTGAAAACGCCAAGGACGCCTTGCTGGTCGGCCAGCTGGAAAACCGCCTGTTCCTGTATCGCTATCTGCGGCCGGGCGGCGCGGGCTCGCCGTCCGAGCTGGCGTTCCGTTCGCGGGCGCTGGTGATCGACCCGGCGGCGTGGCGCGCCGACCGCGCGGAAAATGTCAGTGTCACGGCGCCCCGCGACGGCCAGGTCTTCTATTGGGTGACCTACACCTATCCCGATGCCGCCGAGGGCCGCGCCGATGGCTTCCTGGTGGATGCCTCCGGGGCCGTGATCCGCGTGCAAGCGGATGCCGCCCGGGTGGTGGCGACGGCCGACCAGCCCTGGGACGAGACGCGCCGCGCGCAGGCGCTGGCCACGCTCAAGCCGGCGCTGGCGGGGTATCCGAGCCGCTTGCCGGCGTGGCCCGCGGACGTGCGCTTCGAGACGCGGCCGGCGGGCGATGTGCCGGCGGCGTTTCGCGCCTTGCACCAGGCGGTGCGCGCCATCCCGCGCGCCAAGGCCGCCGAATTCGGCCGCGCGCTGGCGGACCTGCGGCGCTTCGTGCTGGAACACGACTATCGCGAGATCGACCCGGCGGGCAAGGACGCCGAGGCGCTGACCGCGTTGAACGACTATGGCTTCTGGCTGGGCGAGTCGGGCCGGGGCGGCGAGCTGGCCGAAGCGGAGCGGGTGCTGGGCGAGGTGCTGCGCCGCGACCCGGCGCGCACGCCGGCCTACCTGAACCGCGCCGATGCGCGCCTCAAGTTGCGCGACCGGCAGCGCGAACTGCGCGACTATTACGAGACGCTGGCGCGGGAGGACTTCCGCCAATACTGCTCGCGCCGCCTGGCGGCGGGCGAAGCGATGCCGGCGAACGTGGCCGCCCGTATCGGCGCTGCCCTGGACGCCAGGACGCTGGATGCCGCGGCGTGCCGGCCGCGGCTGGCGATCTTCGAGGCCATCCGCGCGGGCGACCTGGACGCGGTGCGCGCCGAACTGCGCGGCGGCCAGGATCCGAGCGGCGTCAACGAGTACGGCGTGTCGGCGCTCAGCGCCGCCACCTATGGCCGCCAGCCCGGGATGGTGCGGGCGTTGCTGGCGGCCGGCGCCAAGGTCGACGGTCCCAATCGCGGCGCGCCGCTGCTGGCCGCGGCCCTGCCGCCGTCGGGCGACAGCCGCCCGGCGGCCGAGCGCTATGCGTTGGCCGACGTCCTGATCGCCGCCGGCGCTTCGCTGGAGGCGCCCGACTCGAATGGCACGCCGCTGCTGCTGCGGCGGGTGTCGTACTCGGCCGAGGACAAGGACACGCTCGACTACCTGCTGGCCAAGGGCGCCAACCCGAACGACCGCGACAAGAGCGGCCGCTCGGTGCTGCACGCGGCCATGGGCAGCCCGTCGAAGTTTTGGTTCGCCGACAAGCTGCTGGCCAAGGGGGCGGACATCAATGCCGTCTACATCCGCATGTATTACGGCGACCAGGCCATGTGGGAAACGCCGTTGCTGGAAGCGCTGCGTGAGTCGCCCAGCGGCGAGCTCACGCCGCAGACCGTATATCCGGTGTCCGAGCGCGTGGCGTTCGCGCTGGCGCGCGGCGCCGACCCGACGGTGGGCGGCTATGGGCCGAAGGGCGGCCAGCAGCGCGCCGGCATGGACGAGGCCCTGAGCCTGGCGGCGCGGCAGATGTCGCCGGAACTGGTGGACCGCCTGGCGCAGGCCGCCGCCGGCAAGCCGCGCGCGCCGCTGACGGCGGCGCCGCTGTCGAGCCTGCTGCGGCAATGGAACGAGGTCGAGAACCGCGCCGACGCGCAAGGCAATGGCCCGCAATGGGACGGCCTGCGCGCGCGCTTGCGCGCCACCGCCGAGCGGCTGCTGGCGGCGGGGGCGCCGCTGGCCTATGACGGCAACCCCTCGGGCGTGACCCGCCGCGATGTCGCGCCGTTGTCGCTGCCCTGGCTGCCCGACGATCTGTACCTGGCCTGGTTGCAGGCGGGCGCCAATCCGTCGGATCGCAGCGACGGCGAACTGCGGCTGCGCGGCGTGGTGGACGCGGACGCCTTGCCCCTGGTCATCATGCTGCGGCTGGGCAACGATGCCAAGGCGCGCATGCTGCTGGAGCATGACGCCGGCCTGTACGCCACGCCGGCGCGCTGCGGTATGGCGGTGGCGGACATGCTGGCCTGGAAGCTGGGCGACAACGGGCCGCTGGGGCCGTCGGCCGCGCGGGCCTTGCGGCAGGTGCTGGATGGCGCGGCCAGGGCGCCGGCCTGCGACCTGGAGCAGGGCGCGCGGGTGCAGCCGTTCGTCGGGGTCAGCGCGCGTGAACTGGCGCAGCGCGCCGGCGTGACGCTGACGGTGAAGGCGCCGGACTGAGCCTCGGGCCATGTCCGCCCGGTTGCGGGCGCGGCCCGCCAAAAAAAAACAGGCGCCTCGCGGCGCCTGTCTGTCGTCATCGAATGACGGGTCTTACATGGCGTGGCCCATGTTGACGTTCATGTTGTACAGCACCCAGGCCGAACCCCCGACGATGATGGCGATGATCATCACGGTGAAGACGAACGTGGCCAGGTTGTCGCGGGCCGATTTCGAAGCGCCCATGTGCAGGAAGTACACCAGCTGCACCAGCAGCTGGAGCACGCATAGCGCCACCACGCCGATGATGGTGATGGTGTGGGACAGCGCGCCGCTCATCACCAGGCCGAACGAGCCGAAGGTGAGCAGGAGCGAGAGCACGAAACCGATGATGTAGGACTTCACGGTGCCGTGGTCGGCGGCGTGATCGTCGTGGCCGTGTGCGGCCGCAGCGGAGTGCGACATCAGAGGGCTCCCAGAAGATAGACGAAGGTGAAGACGCAGATCCAGACGATGTCCAGGAAGTGCCAGAACAGGCTCAGGCACGCCAGACGACGCTTGTTGATCGAGTCCAGGCCATGGCGGCGGATCATGTCGATCATGACGATGATCCAGATCAGGCCGAACGACACGTGCAGGCCGTGGGTACCGATCAGCGTGAAGAACGCCGACAGGTAGGCGCTGCGGCCGGGGCCCGCGCCTTCGGTGATCAGGTGATGGAATTCATAGACTTCCATCGCGATGAAGCCCGCGCCGAACAGGAACGTGATCATCAACCAGCCGATTGCGCGGCTCTTGTTGTTGGCGTGGACGTTCAGGTTGGCCATGCCGAAGGTGAAGCTCGAGAACAGCAGCAACAGGGTTTCGACCAGCACGAACTTCAGGTCGAACAGTTCCTTGCCGGTCGGGCCGCCCGCGGTGGCGTTGGACAGCACCGCGAACGTGGCGAACAGCACCGAAAAGATCAGCAAGTCGCTCATGAGGTAGACCCAGAAACCGAAAACGGTCTTGGATCCATCGTCATGGTGCGCGTGATCGTCGTGACCCGCGTGGGGGTGAGTGGCTACGGCTTGAATCATGGCTCAGGCGGCCTTCTGCATTTTTTCAAAGTGGGCGTTTTCGATGCGTTCGACTTCCGCGGCCGGGACCCAGTAGTCGACGTCGCGGTCATAGGCGCGGACGATGAACGAACCGATCATGCCGACGAAACCGACGATCGACAGCCACCAGATGTGCCAGATCAGGGCAAAGCACATGACCAGGCCGAACGCGCCGATGAAGACGCCGGCGGCGGTGTTCTTCGGCATGTGGATGTCTTCGTACTTGGCCGGGCGCTTGTAGGCCTTGCCGTTCTGCTTGTCTTCCCAGAACTGGTCCAGTTCATCGACGTGAGGAACATGGGCG
The window above is part of the Achromobacter deleyi genome. Proteins encoded here:
- a CDS encoding DUF4148 domain-containing protein translates to MKKTLATALLMSLAALSAGAYASQNIEPNNVPFQGVYGTPYEGPTRAQVQAELAAAKAAGQVSNVEPNDMPFQGVYGAPQSGVTRAQVEAELAAAKAAGQVSNVEPNDMPFSGAYHRAN
- a CDS encoding SlyX family protein, giving the protein MENSQDIERRLLDLEVKASFADDLLEQLNQIIVRQQQQIDRLQREVADLRQQAPEGAAPFRSLRDELPPHY
- a CDS encoding TonB-dependent receptor, producing MAPAVAAMAESQAPQLAPVVVSGTRLGAPPLETPASVDIVEGAEMRRAQPGINLSEGLAGVPGLQIQNRQNYAQDLQLSSRGFGARSTFGVRGVRLYVDGIPATMPDGQGQTSNIDIGSLGRVEVLRGPFSALYGNSSGGVILAYTEDGAVPSEIGASAWAGSDHTWRYGAKASGTSGDMDYVLDLSRMTTGGYRDHGAARKNLGNARLGVRLDDASQLTIVANSVDLTAQDPLGLTYAQFQDAPRSADLAAQYDTRKTVRQTQGGLVYERHVDGANTLRLMLYYGQRDTSQFQAIPPAAQAAPTQAGGVIDLRRRYGGADLRWTSELGPAQRPLTLVGGFAYDTMRENRRGYQNFTGEGASRQLGVQGALRRDETNTVYNADPYLQASWRVAPRWTLDAGLRYSTVDFRSRDHYVAPGNGDDSGDARYRRALPVAAVRYQPDARTSLYVSYGRGFETPTLNELSYRPGGLPGLNFALAPALGTHAEAGVKTGLAGGQLTAAVFHVSTENEIVSAGSTGGRATFRNAGRTRRDGVELGWSAGFAGHWRAQLAYTWLDARYRDDGGGDIRAGNRIPGIARQSAYASVGWAPPQGWQAGIEARYLSRLYANDANDAVAPGYVVAALSAGYVKQAGPWEWRAHARVDNLFDRRYAGSVIVNESNGRYYEPAPGRGVGVGLGATYRY
- a CDS encoding nitrogen fixation protein NifQ; translated protein: MDAVLTAAPPARDIDALTCSLLEQAVPGHPDTRFFATVIGKSLAHRDLARTGLSPTELAEVLANLFPGAQAGSAPAYANLRAQLLAYAARGLASPQADFTRLLRVLLDACSGQASTTAWVTSVLAQACLRPDHLWRDLGLNGREDVTALLTRHYPGLVARNTQNLRWKKFLAYSAFEHAGQPAAAAPGCADCEDHGFCYGDGGRR
- a CDS encoding ankyrin repeat domain-containing protein translates to MSRLAPLAVPRRFGAVALALAGLFAMAAPPLAVAHDIGAAIEAMRLGRYPLREPERRVWGTENAKDALLVGQLENRLFLYRYLRPGGAGSPSELAFRSRALVIDPAAWRADRAENVSVTAPRDGQVFYWVTYTYPDAAEGRADGFLVDASGAVIRVQADAARVVATADQPWDETRRAQALATLKPALAGYPSRLPAWPADVRFETRPAGDVPAAFRALHQAVRAIPRAKAAEFGRALADLRRFVLEHDYREIDPAGKDAEALTALNDYGFWLGESGRGGELAEAERVLGEVLRRDPARTPAYLNRADARLKLRDRQRELRDYYETLAREDFRQYCSRRLAAGEAMPANVAARIGAALDARTLDAAACRPRLAIFEAIRAGDLDAVRAELRGGQDPSGVNEYGVSALSAATYGRQPGMVRALLAAGAKVDGPNRGAPLLAAALPPSGDSRPAAERYALADVLIAAGASLEAPDSNGTPLLLRRVSYSAEDKDTLDYLLAKGANPNDRDKSGRSVLHAAMGSPSKFWFADKLLAKGADINAVYIRMYYGDQAMWETPLLEALRESPSGELTPQTVYPVSERVAFALARGADPTVGGYGPKGGQQRAGMDEALSLAARQMSPELVDRLAQAAAGKPRAPLTAAPLSSLLRQWNEVENRADAQGNGPQWDGLRARLRATAERLLAAGAPLAYDGNPSGVTRRDVAPLSLPWLPDDLYLAWLQAGANPSDRSDGELRLRGVVDADALPLVIMLRLGNDAKARMLLEHDAGLYATPARCGMAVADMLAWKLGDNGPLGPSAARALRQVLDGAARAPACDLEQGARVQPFVGVSARELAQRAGVTLTVKAPD
- the cyoD gene encoding cytochrome o ubiquinol oxidase subunit IV, yielding MSHSAAAAHGHDDHAADHGTVKSYIIGFVLSLLLTFGSFGLVMSGALSHTITIIGVVALCVLQLLVQLVYFLHMGASKSARDNLATFVFTVMIIAIIVGGSAWVLYNMNVNMGHAM
- the cyoC gene encoding cytochrome o ubiquinol oxidase subunit III → MIQAVATHPHAGHDDHAHHDDGSKTVFGFWVYLMSDLLIFSVLFATFAVLSNATAGGPTGKELFDLKFVLVETLLLLFSSFTFGMANLNVHANNKSRAIGWLMITFLFGAGFIAMEVYEFHHLITEGAGPGRSAYLSAFFTLIGTHGLHVSFGLIWIIVMIDMIRRHGLDSINKRRLACLSLFWHFLDIVWICVFTFVYLLGAL